A genome region from Planctomycetota bacterium includes the following:
- a CDS encoding SGNH/GDSL hydrolase family protein, with protein sequence MIAKTWTAKSLWRDLALVCTLLVCRPIVAAEATAESLRLTLPPAVYAVVGQPMSIYFDNVVLTEKPETFEFRVDARLGANESNRWIVTPAAAQVGKQTITLSVSQSGRTLATATTSLRVVPADAGTGRAINLLIVGDSLTHATHYPNEIARLLSQPGNPQWTMLGTHKPANATAGVAHEGYGGWTWQRFATFLKPATDTNDKVRSSPFVFAVDGKAQLDVPRYVRDSCAGKQPDFITVLLGINDCFGAKPDDPANIDAKIDSMFASAKELLASLREAAPKAKIGLCLTTPPNARESGFDANYKGKYHRWGWKRIQHRVVERQLTEFAGREREGLYIVPTELNLDPVAGYPVDNGVHPNVAGYQQIGGTIYAWLKAELAE encoded by the coding sequence ATGATTGCCAAAACATGGACTGCGAAATCTCTGTGGCGCGATCTTGCACTCGTTTGCACCTTGCTCGTTTGCCGGCCGATCGTCGCGGCCGAGGCAACGGCCGAATCGTTGCGGCTCACGCTGCCGCCGGCCGTGTATGCCGTGGTCGGCCAGCCGATGAGCATCTACTTCGACAATGTGGTGCTGACCGAGAAGCCCGAGACGTTTGAGTTCCGCGTTGACGCGCGCTTGGGCGCGAATGAATCGAATCGTTGGATTGTCACGCCAGCGGCGGCACAAGTCGGCAAGCAAACGATCACACTCAGCGTCAGCCAGTCAGGTCGCACACTGGCCACGGCCACGACTTCGCTGCGCGTGGTGCCGGCAGATGCCGGCACCGGTCGGGCGATCAATCTGCTGATCGTCGGCGATAGCCTGACGCATGCCACGCACTATCCCAACGAGATCGCTCGGCTGTTGTCGCAGCCTGGCAATCCTCAATGGACGATGCTCGGCACGCACAAGCCGGCGAATGCCACGGCCGGCGTGGCGCACGAAGGGTACGGCGGTTGGACTTGGCAGCGGTTCGCGACGTTCTTGAAGCCGGCGACTGACACGAACGACAAGGTGCGCAGCAGTCCCTTTGTGTTCGCCGTCGATGGCAAGGCCCAGCTCGACGTGCCGCGCTACGTACGCGATTCGTGCGCCGGGAAACAGCCCGATTTCATTACCGTGTTGCTGGGCATCAACGACTGCTTCGGCGCCAAGCCGGATGATCCAGCGAACATCGACGCCAAGATCGACTCGATGTTCGCGTCCGCCAAGGAACTGTTGGCCAGCTTGCGCGAGGCGGCGCCCAAGGCGAAGATCGGTCTTTGCCTGACCACGCCGCCGAACGCCCGCGAGTCAGGTTTTGACGCGAACTATAAAGGGAAGTATCACCGCTGGGGTTGGAAGCGGATTCAGCACCGCGTCGTCGAGCGGCAGTTGACAGAGTTCGCCGGCCGCGAGCGGGAAGGACTCTATATCGTGCCAACCGAGTTGAACCTGGACCCGGTCGCGGGTTACCCGGTCGACAATGGCGTGCATCCGAACGTGGCCGGCTACCAGCAGATCGGCGGAACGATCTATGCGTGGCTTAAAGCCGAACTGGCTGAATGA
- a CDS encoding DUF1854 domain-containing protein, whose product MRTFGLQHDAWGRLVLIDAEGQRYVGVEPVRCFPISEADRWISIVDAEGRELVCVDRLDDLPAATRKTLTEELSRREFVPVIQRINSVSIGTDPAQWSVVTDRGPTLFMLKSEEDIRRLSPTRVLVIDDHGIRYSIPDIKALDTASRKLLERYL is encoded by the coding sequence ATGCGGACGTTCGGCTTGCAGCACGACGCCTGGGGCCGGCTGGTGTTGATCGACGCCGAGGGACAACGCTACGTGGGCGTGGAACCGGTTCGCTGCTTTCCGATTTCCGAGGCCGATCGCTGGATTTCGATCGTCGACGCCGAAGGACGCGAGTTGGTTTGCGTCGACCGATTGGACGATCTGCCAGCCGCCACGCGCAAGACGTTGACCGAAGAACTGTCGCGCCGTGAGTTCGTGCCGGTCATCCAGCGGATCAATAGCGTCTCAATCGGCACCGATCCGGCGCAATGGAGCGTGGTGACCGATCGCGGCCCGACGCTGTTTATGCTGAAGAGCGAAGAGGACATCCGCCGGCTCAGCCCGACCCGCGTGCTGGTGATCGACGACCACGGCATTCGCTACTCGATCCCCGACATCAAAGCGCTCGACACCGCCAGCCGCAAGTTGCTGGAACGGTATCTCTGA
- a CDS encoding ABC transporter ATP-binding protein yields MFTKPLPDRWQSQIEQQLTPGESILSWVECNLDQRLHFQPGLVVLTDCRLVAAANGDETSADPDLPRVASWALGQIDQLRLTELSGAGHLEALGPNGRLGSWRFTAPQIPLVQRLIARFQAVRYGGQTAAEASATFETVCPSCGSVLAADELDCPACSPQKQVSTSRSLLRLARFGSRHLGMSVLGFSLLLLCTASELVAPYFTKPLIDNELIPHQLTGRPVNWGTVGMYLGAIGLAALAACLLGWAKTYVLAWVSERIAADMRNDTYAHLQKLSLEFFGGKRTGDLISRIGNDTDRICIFLSVNLIEFASDVVMIVLTSMVLFSIDARLALATLLPFPLIAWLMKGVRGRLLRGFQQGGRAMARVTSVLADTIPGVRVVKAFAQEQREIERFRRANEQVLIANDRVNKLWSFFGPVVTFLTVMGELVVWVAGVWLVARQDHAITVGTLTLFLAYIGRFYIRLESMSRMFAATQRAAASAQRVFDILDRVPSVPEPIAPIHLPQLAGNIELRNVSFHYGARPIVQNVNLAIRPGEMIGLVGSSGAGKSTLVNLVCRFYDVSGGSIRVDGIDIRSLPVAEYRQHIGLVLQEPFLFYGTVAENIAYGRPEATPAEIMAAAKAARAHEFILRLPDGYDSLVGERGQSLSGGERQRISIARALLIDPKILILDEATSAVDTETEREIQEALDNLVRGRTTIAIAHRLSTLRKADRLVVMERGQIVEVGPHRTLLEKPGTYARLHRAQQELAGAIA; encoded by the coding sequence ATGTTCACCAAGCCCTTGCCAGATCGCTGGCAAAGCCAGATTGAGCAACAACTTACGCCGGGCGAATCGATCCTCTCCTGGGTCGAATGTAACCTGGACCAGCGGCTTCACTTCCAGCCGGGGCTAGTTGTCCTGACCGATTGCCGGCTGGTGGCAGCCGCCAATGGCGATGAGACTTCCGCTGATCCCGACCTTCCACGGGTCGCCTCCTGGGCGCTAGGCCAAATCGACCAGTTGCGTTTGACCGAGCTTTCGGGCGCAGGGCACTTGGAGGCGCTCGGTCCAAACGGCCGACTGGGTAGCTGGCGGTTCACCGCCCCTCAGATTCCGTTGGTCCAGCGCCTGATCGCACGGTTCCAGGCGGTTCGCTATGGCGGTCAGACCGCCGCCGAAGCCTCGGCCACCTTTGAAACGGTTTGTCCCAGCTGCGGCAGCGTGTTGGCGGCCGACGAACTCGACTGCCCGGCCTGCTCGCCCCAGAAGCAGGTTTCGACCTCGCGCAGCCTGCTCCGCCTGGCCCGGTTCGGTTCACGCCACTTGGGCATGTCAGTATTGGGCTTTAGCCTGCTGCTGCTTTGCACGGCCTCGGAGTTGGTCGCTCCCTACTTCACCAAGCCGTTGATCGATAACGAACTGATCCCCCATCAATTGACCGGCCGGCCGGTGAACTGGGGGACGGTTGGCATGTATCTGGGGGCGATTGGATTGGCCGCCTTGGCCGCCTGTCTGCTCGGTTGGGCCAAGACCTATGTATTGGCCTGGGTCAGCGAGCGGATCGCCGCCGACATGCGTAACGACACCTATGCCCACCTGCAAAAGCTGTCGCTCGAATTCTTTGGCGGCAAGCGGACGGGCGATTTGATCTCGCGAATTGGCAACGACACCGATCGGATTTGCATCTTTCTGAGCGTGAACCTGATCGAGTTCGCGTCGGACGTGGTGATGATTGTCCTTACGTCGATGGTGCTGTTCTCGATTGACGCGCGCCTGGCGCTGGCGACGCTGTTGCCCTTCCCGCTGATCGCCTGGTTGATGAAAGGAGTCCGCGGCCGACTGCTCCGCGGCTTTCAGCAAGGGGGCCGGGCGATGGCCCGCGTGACCAGCGTCTTGGCCGACACGATTCCCGGTGTCCGCGTGGTGAAGGCGTTTGCGCAAGAGCAGCGCGAGATCGAACGCTTCCGCCGCGCCAACGAACAAGTTCTGATCGCGAACGATCGGGTCAACAAGCTCTGGTCGTTCTTCGGACCCGTTGTGACGTTCTTGACCGTGATGGGCGAGTTGGTCGTCTGGGTAGCTGGCGTCTGGCTCGTGGCGCGGCAAGATCACGCCATTACCGTCGGCACGTTGACACTGTTCCTGGCCTACATCGGCCGGTTCTACATTCGCTTGGAGTCGATGAGCCGGATGTTCGCCGCCACCCAGCGCGCCGCGGCCAGCGCCCAACGCGTGTTCGACATTCTCGATCGCGTGCCAAGCGTCCCCGAGCCGATCGCTCCTATTCACTTGCCGCAACTGGCCGGCAACATCGAGCTGCGCAATGTCAGCTTCCACTACGGCGCACGGCCGATCGTGCAAAATGTGAACCTGGCCATTCGCCCCGGCGAGATGATCGGACTGGTCGGTTCGAGCGGCGCCGGCAAGAGCACACTGGTGAACCTGGTCTGCCGGTTCTACGACGTCAGCGGCGGCTCGATTCGCGTTGACGGCATCGATATTCGTTCGCTGCCGGTGGCCGAGTACCGCCAGCACATCGGCCTGGTCCTGCAAGAGCCCTTCTTGTTTTATGGCACCGTGGCCGAGAACATCGCCTATGGGCGACCCGAGGCGACGCCGGCCGAGATCATGGCTGCCGCCAAGGCCGCCCGGGCCCACGAATTCATTTTGCGGTTGCCGGATGGATATGATTCGCTGGTCGGCGAGCGCGGACAGTCGCTGTCGGGGGGCGAGCGGCAGCGGATTTCGATCGCCCGCGCGCTGTTGATTGATCCCAAGATTCTGATCCTCGACGAGGCCACCAGCGCGGTCGACACCGAAACCGAACGCGAGATTCAAGAAGCGCTCGATAACCTGGTCCGCGGGCGAACGACCATTGCCATTGCGCATCGACTGAGTACATTGCGCAAGGCAGACCGGCTGGTGGTGATGGAGCGCGGGCAGATCGTCGAAGTCGGCCCGCATCGGACGCTGCTGGAAAAGCCAGGAACCTATGCCCGACTGCACCGCGCCCAGCAAGAGTTGGCCGGCGCGATCGCCTGA
- the cphA gene encoding cyanophycin synthetase, with product MEFRKVLALRGPNMWTNYPVLEIWVHLNEWKDTPSTDVPGFADRLMAWLPTMIEHRCGIGERGGFFQRLRTGTYLAHILEHVSIELQILAGYPVDFGRAREWLGDGYYKVAIEFIEEDVCRAAIETARELIMAALHDKPFDVQAEVRKLRELGQRVQLGPSTRSIVNAAQARGIPIRRLNTGSLVQLGHGTKQRRICAAQTDRTGAVAEEIAQDKDLTRSLLRSAGVPVPEGRPVESADDAWEAAEEISGPVVVKPQYGSQGRGVATNLTTREQVVAAFDAASRESSYIMVERFAPGSDYRVLVIGGKVIAASRREPAHVIGDGKHSITELVELINTDPRRGDDHSTSLSKIVLDQIALGVLAEQNYTPGSVPALGVKVLCRRNANLSTGGSAEDVTDLVHPEVASRCIDAARVVGLDICGVDVVAVDISRPLEEQGGVIVEVNASPGLRMHLEPSSGKPRAVGEAIIDSMFAPGDNARIPLVAVTGTNGKTTTVRFIAHMLGLNGRTVGMTCTDGIYVGRRRIDTGDCAGPQSAANVLMNPNVEAAVLETARGGILRAGLGFDRCDVAVVTNIADGDHLGVSGIETPEQIAMVKRTIVDVVHKQGYAVLKADDPLCAQMVEYGDGMKIFFCRDPEHEVIQNFRKQGGRCVIVRENAIVAAEGDREEVILSLDRVPLTLGGRVGFQVENALATVGAAWGLGLSRETIRLGLETFSGDMGQVPGRFNLLEINGAKVIVDYGHNPSALQAMIESIKLFPAARRLAVYSAAGDRRDIDMIRQGEMLAAEFDHVVLYEDHYLRGRQQGEIIKLFRKGMEATKRNVEVTEIQGAVKAVETALDMLRPGDLLLCQADVIDETVNFLKQYLSARQTGLEPRVVEPLATPLPETVVYATESID from the coding sequence ATGGAATTCCGCAAGGTTCTGGCATTGCGCGGCCCCAACATGTGGACCAACTATCCGGTCCTCGAAATCTGGGTGCATCTGAACGAATGGAAAGACACCCCCTCGACGGACGTGCCAGGTTTTGCCGACCGGCTGATGGCCTGGCTCCCCACGATGATCGAACATCGTTGCGGCATCGGCGAGCGCGGTGGTTTCTTCCAGCGTCTGCGCACCGGGACGTACCTGGCTCATATTCTGGAACACGTCAGCATCGAGTTGCAAATCCTGGCCGGCTATCCGGTCGACTTTGGCCGCGCCCGCGAGTGGCTGGGTGACGGCTATTACAAGGTAGCCATCGAGTTCATCGAAGAGGACGTCTGCCGCGCCGCGATCGAAACGGCCCGCGAGCTGATCATGGCCGCGCTGCACGACAAGCCGTTCGACGTCCAGGCCGAAGTCCGCAAGCTGCGCGAGTTGGGACAGCGCGTCCAGTTGGGCCCCAGCACTCGTTCGATTGTCAACGCGGCCCAGGCCCGTGGCATTCCGATTCGCCGCCTGAACACGGGAAGCCTGGTCCAACTGGGTCACGGCACGAAGCAGCGTCGCATCTGCGCCGCTCAAACCGACCGAACCGGCGCCGTGGCCGAAGAAATTGCTCAAGACAAAGACCTGACGCGCAGCCTGTTGCGTTCGGCTGGTGTGCCGGTGCCCGAAGGGCGACCGGTCGAAAGCGCCGACGATGCCTGGGAGGCCGCCGAGGAAATCAGCGGGCCGGTCGTCGTCAAGCCGCAGTATGGCAGCCAAGGGCGCGGCGTGGCCACGAACCTGACCACGCGCGAGCAAGTGGTTGCCGCGTTCGACGCCGCCTCGCGTGAAAGCTCGTACATCATGGTCGAGCGCTTCGCGCCGGGCTCGGATTACCGCGTGCTGGTCATTGGCGGCAAAGTGATCGCCGCCTCTCGCCGCGAGCCGGCCCACGTGATCGGCGACGGCAAGCATTCGATCACCGAGTTGGTTGAATTGATCAACACCGACCCGCGCCGTGGCGACGACCATTCAACGTCGCTGAGCAAAATCGTCCTCGACCAGATCGCGCTGGGTGTGCTGGCCGAACAGAACTACACGCCGGGCTCGGTTCCGGCCCTGGGGGTCAAGGTTCTCTGTCGCCGCAATGCCAATCTGAGCACCGGTGGCAGCGCCGAAGACGTAACCGATCTGGTTCATCCCGAGGTGGCTTCGCGCTGCATCGACGCGGCCCGCGTGGTCGGGTTGGACATCTGTGGTGTCGACGTCGTGGCGGTTGACATCAGCCGTCCGCTCGAAGAGCAGGGGGGCGTGATCGTCGAAGTCAACGCCAGCCCTGGCCTGCGAATGCACCTGGAACCGTCCAGCGGCAAACCCCGCGCCGTCGGCGAAGCGATCATTGATTCGATGTTCGCACCCGGCGACAACGCTCGCATTCCGCTGGTCGCCGTCACGGGTACTAACGGCAAGACAACAACCGTGCGCTTCATTGCCCACATGCTGGGCCTGAACGGCCGCACGGTGGGCATGACTTGCACCGATGGCATTTACGTCGGCCGCCGCCGGATTGATACCGGTGATTGCGCCGGCCCGCAAAGCGCCGCGAACGTGTTGATGAACCCGAACGTCGAAGCGGCCGTGCTCGAGACGGCTCGCGGCGGCATCCTGCGCGCCGGGCTGGGCTTTGATCGTTGCGACGTGGCCGTGGTCACGAACATTGCCGACGGCGACCACCTGGGCGTCAGCGGCATTGAAACACCAGAGCAAATCGCGATGGTCAAGCGAACCATCGTCGATGTGGTTCACAAGCAAGGCTACGCGGTTCTCAAGGCCGACGACCCGTTGTGCGCTCAAATGGTCGAATACGGCGACGGGATGAAGATCTTCTTCTGCCGCGATCCGGAACACGAAGTGATCCAGAACTTCCGCAAGCAGGGTGGCCGTTGCGTGATTGTGCGCGAAAACGCCATCGTGGCCGCGGAAGGGGATCGCGAAGAGGTGATTCTGAGCCTCGATCGCGTGCCGCTCACGCTGGGAGGCCGCGTGGGTTTCCAGGTCGAAAACGCGCTGGCCACGGTCGGCGCCGCGTGGGGCCTGGGGCTGTCGCGCGAGACGATCCGACTGGGCCTCGAAACATTCAGTGGCGACATGGGGCAAGTTCCCGGCCGGTTCAACCTGCTGGAAATCAACGGCGCCAAGGTGATCGTCGACTATGGCCACAACCCGTCGGCGCTGCAGGCGATGATCGAATCGATCAAGTTGTTTCCGGCCGCGCGTCGGCTGGCGGTATACTCGGCGGCCGGCGACCGGCGCGACATCGACATGATTCGCCAAGGGGAAATGCTAGCCGCCGAGTTCGACCATGTGGTCCTCTACGAAGACCACTACCTCCGCGGACGGCAACAAGGCGAAATCATCAAGCTGTTCCGCAAGGGAATGGAAGCGACCAAGCGCAACGTCGAAGTGACCGAAATCCAAGGCGCGGTGAAGGCCGTCGAAACGGCGCTCGATATGCTGCGTCCGGGCGACCTGCTATTGTGCCAAGCCGACGTCATCGACGAGACGGTCAACTTCCTAAAGCAGTATTTATCCGCGCGGCAGACTGGCCTCGAGCCGCGCGTGGTGGAACCGCTGGCGACGCCGCTGCCCGAAACGGTCGTATACGCGACCGAGAGCATCGACTAA
- a CDS encoding HEAT repeat domain-containing protein: MNFRISAWTPPLAAWMIVCVGCSDQEAHRDAAKIANDIAAQVKPVETERFEVVAQKPIFSALLGSEDGSQHVATLQETAADALARIGNDAVPALIAALEDKDPEVRSFACRSLSVMGDRAAPAVGALTARLSDPDENVRRAAARALGQIGPAAKSAIPALIELLRNKHAPAHTPHHAAPTTRP, encoded by the coding sequence ATGAACTTTCGTATTTCAGCTTGGACACCGCCGCTTGCCGCGTGGATGATCGTCTGCGTCGGGTGCAGTGATCAGGAAGCGCATCGCGACGCGGCCAAGATTGCCAACGACATCGCCGCCCAGGTCAAGCCGGTCGAAACCGAGCGGTTTGAAGTCGTGGCGCAGAAGCCGATCTTCTCGGCCTTGCTCGGCAGCGAAGACGGCTCGCAGCACGTGGCGACGCTGCAAGAGACGGCGGCCGACGCGCTGGCGCGGATTGGCAACGATGCCGTGCCGGCATTGATCGCGGCGCTTGAGGACAAAGACCCCGAGGTCCGCTCGTTCGCGTGCCGTTCGCTGTCGGTAATGGGCGATCGTGCCGCGCCGGCCGTCGGCGCTTTGACGGCGCGCCTGTCCGACCCGGACGAGAACGTGCGCCGCGCGGCAGCCCGAGCGCTGGGCCAAATTGGCCCGGCGGCCAAGTCCGCGATTCCGGCCTTGATCGAGTTGCTGCGCAACAAGCACGCGCCGGCCCACACGCCGCATCATGCCGCTCCGACGACACGACCGTAG
- a CDS encoding putative hydro-lyase, whose protein sequence is MPPATVASGTIYATARELRQSIRQGQFTGPTAGQAPGFVQTNVVILPATAADDFELFCRRNVQACPLVARSRPGDATLADVAAEADLRTDVSGWRVFRQGRPDTTGPRDLRALWRDDFVVFLIGCSFTFENALVQAGLRVRHIDERRNVPMYRTNRACEPAGPFRGPLVVSMRPYRPEQVAEVAAITGRYPRMHGAPVHVGDPAALGIVDLARPDFGDAVTVRDGEVPVFWACGVTPQAALESARLDIAITHHPGCMFVTDLRDSDFRETNA, encoded by the coding sequence ATGCCACCTGCAACCGTTGCGTCCGGAACAATCTATGCGACCGCGCGCGAACTGCGACAGTCGATCCGCCAAGGCCAGTTCACCGGGCCGACCGCCGGCCAAGCCCCCGGCTTCGTGCAGACCAACGTGGTGATCTTGCCGGCCACGGCGGCCGATGACTTCGAACTGTTCTGCCGGCGCAATGTCCAAGCCTGCCCGCTGGTGGCGCGCTCGCGCCCCGGCGACGCGACGCTGGCCGACGTGGCCGCCGAGGCGGACCTGCGAACCGACGTGTCAGGCTGGCGTGTGTTTCGCCAGGGACGGCCCGACACAACAGGGCCGCGCGATTTACGCGCGCTGTGGCGCGACGATTTCGTGGTGTTCCTGATCGGCTGCTCGTTCACCTTCGAGAACGCGCTGGTTCAAGCGGGCTTGCGCGTGCGGCATATTGACGAAAGGCGGAACGTGCCGATGTACCGGACCAATCGAGCCTGCGAACCGGCCGGCCCGTTCCGCGGCCCGCTGGTTGTCAGCATGCGCCCTTATCGACCCGAGCAGGTGGCCGAGGTCGCCGCCATCACCGGACGCTATCCGCGGATGCACGGCGCGCCGGTCCACGTCGGCGATCCGGCGGCGCTGGGCATTGTCGATTTGGCGCGACCCGATTTTGGCGACGCGGTCACGGTGCGCGACGGCGAGGTGCCGGTCTTCTGGGCATGTGGAGTGACGCCGCAGGCGGCGCTCGAATCGGCGAGGCTTGACATCGCCATCACGCATCATCCCGGCTGCATGTTCGTCACCGATCTGCGCGACAGTGATTTCCGCGAGACAAACGCCTAG
- a CDS encoding beta-ketoacyl-[acyl-carrier-protein] synthase family protein, whose amino-acid sequence MSQREVVITGLGALTPLGIGIDPFWQQLLAKQSGIRRHESLAATGAPIHFYGDVPGFDPAQYVKPRKSLKVMARDSQLALAAASLARQSARLAPETIEPERLATVFAADTINPVPDDLRDGFGSSVIGGRFDTDYWLGTGLPATYPLNMLKLLPNMLTGHVSIAQDARGPCNTIYQADVSGLLALGEADSVIRRGMADAALGGGSSSRIQPLDWARHVVSFEMSRRNDDPAGACRPFDRDRDGQVLGEGAVAIVLEERRRAEARGATIIARLLAWASGTDGRARPGEGLRQAIIRALELAGLKPADLGHINAHGLSARRADAIEAQVLTATLPGVPVTAPKSYLGNMHAASGAAETIVSLLAIQHGIVPPTLNFRQGNSGCELNVLHEPLEVGCKPALVVNRTDQGQAVAMVFAPE is encoded by the coding sequence ATGAGTCAGCGAGAAGTCGTCATCACCGGGCTAGGGGCGTTGACTCCGCTGGGCATCGGCATCGACCCATTCTGGCAGCAACTCCTCGCCAAGCAAAGCGGCATTCGGCGTCATGAGTCGCTGGCCGCGACGGGGGCGCCGATCCATTTCTACGGCGACGTGCCCGGGTTTGATCCGGCTCAATATGTGAAGCCGCGCAAAAGCCTGAAGGTCATGGCCCGCGATTCGCAATTGGCTTTGGCGGCGGCGAGCTTGGCCCGACAGTCGGCGCGGCTTGCACCCGAGACGATCGAGCCGGAACGCCTGGCCACCGTCTTCGCGGCCGACACGATCAATCCGGTGCCTGACGATTTGCGCGATGGCTTCGGCTCGAGCGTTATCGGCGGCCGCTTCGACACGGACTATTGGCTCGGCACCGGCTTGCCGGCCACCTATCCGCTGAACATGCTCAAGCTGTTGCCAAACATGCTGACGGGCCATGTTTCGATCGCCCAGGACGCGCGAGGCCCCTGCAACACGATTTACCAGGCCGACGTCTCGGGGCTGTTGGCCCTGGGGGAGGCCGATTCGGTGATCCGTCGCGGCATGGCCGACGCCGCGCTGGGCGGCGGATCAAGTTCGCGGATTCAGCCGCTGGACTGGGCCCGGCATGTGGTCTCGTTCGAGATGTCACGCCGCAACGACGACCCGGCGGGGGCTTGTCGGCCGTTTGATCGCGATCGCGACGGCCAAGTGCTGGGCGAAGGGGCGGTGGCCATCGTGCTCGAAGAGCGCCGCCGCGCCGAAGCGCGCGGGGCCACGATCATTGCGCGTTTGCTGGCCTGGGCCAGCGGCACGGACGGTCGCGCGCGGCCGGGCGAGGGACTGCGCCAGGCGATCATTCGCGCGCTTGAGTTGGCCGGCCTGAAACCGGCGGACCTCGGGCACATCAATGCCCACGGCTTGAGCGCGCGGCGGGCCGACGCCATTGAGGCCCAGGTGTTAACCGCGACGCTCCCCGGTGTGCCGGTGACGGCGCCCAAGAGTTACCTGGGGAACATGCACGCGGCCAGCGGCGCGGCCGAAACGATTGTCAGCCTGCTGGCGATTCAGCACGGGATCGTGCCGCCGACGCTGAACTTTCGGCAAGGGAACTCGGGCTGCGAATTGAATGTGCTGCACGAGCCGCTGGAAGTCGGATGCAAGCCGGCCTTGGTCGTCAATCGAACCGATCAGGGACAAGCCGTCGCGATGGTGTTTGCGCCGGAGTAG
- a CDS encoding CTP synthase — protein sequence MTKHIFVTGGVVSSLGKGLTSASLGMLLEHRGLRVRMQKLDPYINVDPGTMSPYQHGEVYVLDDGSETDLDLGHYERFTNSPLTRDSNYTTGQIYMSVITKERRGEFLGKTVQVIPHITNEIKNCIRKLRRDDVDVVITEIGGTVGDIESQPFLEAIRQFSLDAGKENCLYIHLTLVPYLKAAGELKTKPTQHSVGLLRQIGIQPDVLICRTERGMSHDDREKIALFCNVPIEAVVEEKDKDFSIYEVPLSLVDNKLDELIVKRLNLKAGSLDLEDWHQLMHRLRNPEQEIAIAVVGKYAEHRDAYKSIYESLDHAGIANSAQVRIQPIQSEDIEREGPERLLSGYDGVLVPGGFGERGIEGKVDTIRFCREREIPFFGICLGMQCAVIEFGRNVVGLKNAHSTEFSKDTPHPVICLLDEQKTITDMGGTMRLGAQKAMLDPASHSAQSYGTTTIEERHRHRYEFNNVYRQQFAAHGMMFAGTSPDKSLVEIVELPSHPWFVAVQFHPEFKSKPTRAHPLFAGFIAAAIERHLVRGERAVTGS from the coding sequence ATGACCAAGCACATTTTCGTCACCGGCGGCGTCGTCAGCTCGTTGGGCAAAGGACTCACCAGCGCTAGCCTGGGTATGTTGCTCGAGCATCGCGGCCTGCGGGTTCGCATGCAAAAGCTCGACCCGTACATCAACGTCGACCCGGGCACGATGAGCCCGTATCAGCACGGCGAAGTCTACGTGCTCGACGACGGCAGCGAAACCGACCTCGACCTGGGCCACTACGAGCGGTTCACCAACAGCCCGCTGACGCGCGACAGCAATTACACGACCGGCCAGATATACATGTCGGTCATCACCAAGGAACGCCGCGGAGAGTTCCTGGGCAAGACCGTGCAGGTGATCCCGCACATCACCAATGAAATCAAGAACTGTATCCGCAAGCTGCGCCGCGACGACGTCGACGTGGTGATCACCGAAATCGGCGGCACGGTGGGCGACATCGAAAGCCAGCCGTTCCTCGAAGCGATCCGCCAGTTCTCGCTGGACGCCGGCAAGGAAAACTGCCTGTACATTCACCTGACGCTGGTTCCGTACCTGAAGGCGGCCGGCGAGTTGAAAACCAAGCCGACCCAGCACTCGGTCGGCCTGCTGCGGCAGATCGGTATTCAGCCCGACGTGCTCATCTGTCGCACCGAGCGCGGCATGAGCCACGACGATCGCGAGAAGATCGCTCTGTTTTGCAACGTGCCCATCGAAGCCGTCGTCGAGGAGAAGGACAAGGACTTTTCGATCTACGAGGTGCCACTGAGCCTGGTCGACAACAAGCTCGACGAGCTGATCGTCAAGCGGCTGAACCTGAAGGCCGGCTCGCTCGATCTGGAAGATTGGCATCAACTGATGCACCGGTTGCGCAATCCCGAGCAGGAGATCGCCATCGCCGTCGTTGGCAAATACGCCGAGCACCGAGACGCCTACAAGTCGATCTACGAATCGCTCGACCACGCGGGCATCGCCAACAGCGCCCAGGTCCGCATCCAACCGATTCAAAGCGAAGACATCGAGCGCGAAGGGCCGGAACGCTTGCTGTCGGGCTATGACGGCGTGCTGGTCCCCGGCGGTTTCGGCGAACGCGGCATCGAAGGCAAGGTCGACACGATTCGCTTCTGTCGCGAGCGCGAGATTCCGTTCTTTGGCATCTGCCTGGGCATGCAGTGCGCCGTGATCGAATTCGGCCGCAACGTGGTGGGCCTGAAGAACGCCCACAGCACTGAGTTCAGCAAGGACACGCCCCATCCGGTGATCTGCCTGCTGGACGAGCAGAAAACGATTACCGACATGGGTGGCACCATGCGGCTTGGCGCGCAAAAGGCAATGCTCGATCCGGCCAGCCACTCGGCCCAATCGTACGGTACTACTACAATCGAAGAACGGCACCGCCACCGGTACGAGTTCAACAACGTCTACCGGCAACAGTTCGCCGCCCACGGCATGATGTTCGCCGGCACCAGCCCCGACAAGTCGCTGGTCGAGATCGTCGAGCTGCCCAGCCACCCCTGGTTTGTGGCCGTGCAGTTCCATCCCGAGTTCAAGTCCAAGCCGACGCGCGCTCACCCGTTGTTCGCGGGCTTCATCGCCGCAGCCATCGAACGGCACTTGGTACGCGGCGAACGGGCCGTGACGGGATCATAA